One genomic window of Etheostoma spectabile isolate EspeVRDwgs_2016 chromosome 7, UIUC_Espe_1.0, whole genome shotgun sequence includes the following:
- the ttll9 gene encoding putative tubulin polyglutamylase TTLL9 isoform X3 has translation MEEHVRINHFRNHYELTRKNLMVKNLKRYRKNLERDVGRLEAMKCDFFPCTFALPSEYHLFVEEFKRSPGSTWIMKPVAKSQGKGIFLFRKLKDIMDWKKDGIRSEEQKDAAQVESYVAQRYIENPYLINGRKFDLRVYVLVTSYVPLKAWLYRDGFGRFSSTRFSLSSIDDKYMHLTNVAVQKTAPDYDPEKGCKWQMQQLRRYLTAKHGRETVETLFTEMDSIFVRSLQSVQKVIINDKHCFELYGYDILLDQNLKPWLIEVNASPSHTPSSQEDYEMKCRLLEDTLNVVDMEGRLTGKEKRVGGYDLMWNDGPVYREDVNVETFGSSCFTANTHLGCVNDREKQLRRLLKPFPGQKRM, from the exons ATGGAAGAACATGTAAGGATAAACCACTTTCGCAACCATTATGAG CTGACTCGCAAAAATCTCATGGTGAAAAATCTCAAGAGATATCGGAAAAATCTGGAAAGGGATGTTGGCCGCCTGGAGGCaatgaaatgtgattttttcCCCTGCACTTTTGCACTGCCCAGCGAATATCATCTCTTTGTAGAGGAATTCAAAAGAAGCCCTGGTAGCACCTGGATAATGAAGCCG GTAGCAAAATCTCAAGGAAAAGGCATTTTCCTGTTCAGGAAACTGAAAGACATCATGGATTGGAAGAAg GACGGCATTCGCTCAGAGGAACAGAAGGATGCAGCTCAAGTGGAAAGCTATGTGGCACAACGTTATATAGAGAACCCCTATCTTATtaatg GCAGAAAATTTGATCTGAGGGTCTATGTGCTGGTCACATCA TATGTTCCTTTGAAGGCCTGGCTGTATCGAGATGGCTTTGGACGCTTCTCAAGCACCCGCTTCTCCCTTAGCAGTATTGATGACAAGT ATATGCACCTCACCAATGTTGCTGTTCAGAAAACAGCGCCCGACTATGATCCTGAAAAG GGATGTAAATGGCAGATGCAGCAGCTTCGAAGATACCTGACTGCAAAACACGGCAGAGAGACAGTAGAAACCCTGTTTACAGAGATGGATAGCATCTTTGTCCGCAGTCTACAGAGTGTACAAAAGGTCATTATAAATGACAAACACTGCTTTGAACTCTATGGGTACGACATTCTGCTGGATCAGAACCTCAAACC GTGGTTGATTGAGGTGAATGCTTCTCCGTCACACACACCCAGTAGTCAAGAGGATTACGAGATGAAGTGCCGGCTGCTTGAAGACACTTTGAATGTTGTTGATATGGAGGGAAG GCTGACTGGCAAGGAGAAAAGGGTGGGTGGCTATGATCTCATGTGGAATGATGGGCCTGTCTATAGGGAGGACGTCAACGTGGAAACATTTGGCAGTTCATGTTTCACTGCCAACACACACTTAG GTTGTGTGAATGACAGAGAGAAGCAGCTTCGCCGGCTTCTAAAACCATTTCCAGGCCAAAAGAGGATGTAG
- the fam217ba gene encoding uncharacterized protein fam217ba — protein sequence MGPIMQERTTSTTLKRVVSKEKIRVKYTENSGPVTSSKKGNKMKKAVGQMKNGLPGPGQDKDTVTTVQKGAQSKGGRVKCGTTRNTSKLSSPEEGDLRPQLRKHLTVNRKEEQRENQRMSQCGNELHQNRGGMGKNRRALSLPLSPISGLRHMPAHPLTHSPAPTPEALQRHYNQKDEDTDSASDLSDSERLPVLPSPCTPCTPPHLNLRAEVINSNDFPPDFPGPHGAVGDEDESEKPSYSYPDFLPPPFNSWSLRQLAVFLHTDGRGAPRPKPVGPLEKYLERLLQLEWLQIQTVQAESSRPPGSRTRLQGFPSATTAHPPRPHTAPPSRLNSPKGLRQSQRAFPFTPVNNPPSPASAQQQHSRFPVCPHCHIRYPLCNGSCSANAYQRHSRLSPLLERKARPGAPAKRSSSETRATSTECRSPGGQGGVQVGGGAQTPVSPSTGRSHLRHMQAAGNVRKQPQDSVTNPNSRGQVRKSRIRANSETDVKKEPCGSKAASAEKQVFVASKKEVTTSKRVERDWQRTEAVGQASKTAMKRAAKEPQSLSRALLSSKQNGKTKNVHFVAK from the exons ATGGGGCCCATCATGCAGGAGCGCACGACATCCACGACACTGAAACGCGTCGTCTCCAAAGAGAAGATTCGGGTAAAATATACTGAAAACAGCGGACCAGTAACCAG TTCAAAGAAAGGTAACAAGATGAAGAAAGCAGTGGGCCAGATGAAAAATGGCCTCCCAGGACCAGGTCAGGATAAGGACACAGTGACAACAGTGCAGAAG GGTGCGCAGTCTAAAGGTGGCAGGGTCAAATGTGGCACTACACGCAATACAAGCAAACTGTCCAG CCCTGAAGAAGGAGATTTGAGACCTCAACTCCGCAAACATTTAACTGTGAACAGGAAAGAGGAGCAACGCGAAAATCAACGGATGTCTCAGTGCGGCAACGAGCTACACCAGAATCGTGGTGGGATGGGGAAAAATCGGCGAGCCCTCTCCCTGCCTCTCTCCCCAATATCTGGGCTACGACACATGCCAGCACACCCTTTAACACACTCCCCAGCCCCAACCCCAGAGGCACTACAGCGGCACTACAACCAGAAGGATGAAGACACTGACAGTGCCAGTGATCTGTCAGACTCTGAGAGGCTGCCTGTACTGCCCTCTCCCTGTACCCCCTGCACCCCTCCTCACCTCAACCTTCGGGCCGAGGTCATCAATAGTAATGACTTTCCCCCGGACTTCCCAGGACCTCATGGGGCTGTGGGTGATGAAGATGAGAGTGAAAAACCCAGCTACAGTTACCCAGACTTTCTGCCTCCTCCCTTCAACAGCTGGAGCCTGAGACAGCTGGCAGTGTTTCTTCATACGGATGGCCGTGGCGCCCCCCGCCCCAAGCCAGTAGGGCCCTTAGAGAAGTACCTGGAAAGGCTGCTGCAGCTGGAGTGGCTCCAGATCCAAACGGTGCAAGCAGAAAGCAGCCGCCCACCTGGTAGCCGTACAAGGCTGCAAGGCTTCCCCTCTGCCACCACTGCTCACCCCCCCAGGCCTCACACAGCTCCACCATCACGACTCAACTCCCCTAAAGGGCTGCGGCAAAGCCAGCGAGCCTTCCCATTTACACCTGTCAACAACCCCCCATCACCTGCTTCAGCCCAGCAACAGCACTCCCGCTTTCCAGTTTGCCCTCACTGTCACATTCGCTACCCATTGTGCAATGGAAGCTGCTCTGCTAATGCTTACCAGCGTCACTCAAGGCTCAGCCCACTTCTTGAACGCAAAGCCAGACCCGGTGCACCAGCGAAAAGGAGCAGCAGTGAGACCCGAGCCACCTCAACAGAATGTAGGAGCCCAGGAGGACAAGGTGGAGTACAAGTTGGAGGCGGAGCCCAGACCCCAGTTAGCCCCTCAACTGGAAGGAGTCATCTTAGGCACATGCAAGCTGCAGGCAATGTCCGTAAGCAACCCCAGGATTCTGTAACTAACCCAAACAGCAGAGGTCAGGTGAGGAAAAGCCGCATCAGAGCTAACTCTGAAACAGATGTCAAAAAGGAGCCTTGTGGTAGTAAAGCAGCTAGTGCGGAGAAACAAGTTTTTGTGGCAAGTAAGAAAGAGGTCACCACCTCCAAGAGAGTAGAAAGGGACTGGCAGAGGACAGAGGCGGTAGGTCAGGCCTCTAAAACTGCCATGAAAAGAGCGGCTAAAGAGCCACAGTCTCTCTCCAGAGCTCTGCTCAGTAGTAAGCAGaatggcaaaacaaaaaatgtgcacTTTGTTGCAAAGTAA
- the ttll9 gene encoding putative tubulin polyglutamylase TTLL9 isoform X1, protein MSKHKTSGYKVSYDCSKSEEREGRSCVRYKCGPLNTIQDVLRHRPGWVEVKDEGEWDFNWCDVGWLRENFDHSYMEEHVRINHFRNHYELTRKNLMVKNLKRYRKNLERDVGRLEAMKCDFFPCTFALPSEYHLFVEEFKRSPGSTWIMKPVAKSQGKGIFLFRKLKDIMDWKKDGIRSEEQKDAAQVESYVAQRYIENPYLINGRKFDLRVYVLVTSYVPLKAWLYRDGFGRFSSTRFSLSSIDDKYMHLTNVAVQKTAPDYDPEKGCKWQMQQLRRYLTAKHGRETVETLFTEMDSIFVRSLQSVQKVIINDKHCFELYGYDILLDQNLKPWLIEVNASPSHTPSSQEDYEMKCRLLEDTLNVVDMEGRLTGKEKRVGGYDLMWNDGPVYREDVNVETFGSSCFTANTHLGCVNDREKQLRRLLKPFPGQKRM, encoded by the exons ATGTCAAAGCATAAG ACATCTGGATACAAAGTTTCATATGACTGTAGCAAAAGTGAGGAGCG GGAGGGAAGAAGTTGTGTGCGTTACAAATGTGGCCCACTCAACACCATACAGGATGTCCTGCGCCATAGACCAGGTTGGGTAGAAGTCAAAGA TGAAGGAGAGTGGGACTTCAACTGGTGTGATGTGGGCTGGCTCAGGGAAAATTTTGATCATTCGTACATGGAAGAACATGTAAGGATAAACCACTTTCGCAACCATTATGAG CTGACTCGCAAAAATCTCATGGTGAAAAATCTCAAGAGATATCGGAAAAATCTGGAAAGGGATGTTGGCCGCCTGGAGGCaatgaaatgtgattttttcCCCTGCACTTTTGCACTGCCCAGCGAATATCATCTCTTTGTAGAGGAATTCAAAAGAAGCCCTGGTAGCACCTGGATAATGAAGCCG GTAGCAAAATCTCAAGGAAAAGGCATTTTCCTGTTCAGGAAACTGAAAGACATCATGGATTGGAAGAAg GACGGCATTCGCTCAGAGGAACAGAAGGATGCAGCTCAAGTGGAAAGCTATGTGGCACAACGTTATATAGAGAACCCCTATCTTATtaatg GCAGAAAATTTGATCTGAGGGTCTATGTGCTGGTCACATCA TATGTTCCTTTGAAGGCCTGGCTGTATCGAGATGGCTTTGGACGCTTCTCAAGCACCCGCTTCTCCCTTAGCAGTATTGATGACAAGT ATATGCACCTCACCAATGTTGCTGTTCAGAAAACAGCGCCCGACTATGATCCTGAAAAG GGATGTAAATGGCAGATGCAGCAGCTTCGAAGATACCTGACTGCAAAACACGGCAGAGAGACAGTAGAAACCCTGTTTACAGAGATGGATAGCATCTTTGTCCGCAGTCTACAGAGTGTACAAAAGGTCATTATAAATGACAAACACTGCTTTGAACTCTATGGGTACGACATTCTGCTGGATCAGAACCTCAAACC GTGGTTGATTGAGGTGAATGCTTCTCCGTCACACACACCCAGTAGTCAAGAGGATTACGAGATGAAGTGCCGGCTGCTTGAAGACACTTTGAATGTTGTTGATATGGAGGGAAG GCTGACTGGCAAGGAGAAAAGGGTGGGTGGCTATGATCTCATGTGGAATGATGGGCCTGTCTATAGGGAGGACGTCAACGTGGAAACATTTGGCAGTTCATGTTTCACTGCCAACACACACTTAG GTTGTGTGAATGACAGAGAGAAGCAGCTTCGCCGGCTTCTAAAACCATTTCCAGGCCAAAAGAGGATGTAG
- the ttll9 gene encoding putative tubulin polyglutamylase TTLL9 isoform X2, whose translation MSKHKTSGYKVSYDCSKSEEREGRSCVRYKCGPLNTIQDVLRHRPGWVEVKDEGEWDFNWCDVGWLRENFDHSYMEEHVRINHFRNHYELTRKNLMVKNLKRYRKNLERDVGRLEAMKCDFFPCTFALPSEYHLFVEEFKRSPGSTWIMKPVAKSQGKGIFLFRKLKDIMDWKKYVPLKAWLYRDGFGRFSSTRFSLSSIDDKYMHLTNVAVQKTAPDYDPEKGCKWQMQQLRRYLTAKHGRETVETLFTEMDSIFVRSLQSVQKVIINDKHCFELYGYDILLDQNLKPWLIEVNASPSHTPSSQEDYEMKCRLLEDTLNVVDMEGRLTGKEKRVGGYDLMWNDGPVYREDVNVETFGSSCFTANTHLGCVNDREKQLRRLLKPFPGQKRM comes from the exons ATGTCAAAGCATAAG ACATCTGGATACAAAGTTTCATATGACTGTAGCAAAAGTGAGGAGCG GGAGGGAAGAAGTTGTGTGCGTTACAAATGTGGCCCACTCAACACCATACAGGATGTCCTGCGCCATAGACCAGGTTGGGTAGAAGTCAAAGA TGAAGGAGAGTGGGACTTCAACTGGTGTGATGTGGGCTGGCTCAGGGAAAATTTTGATCATTCGTACATGGAAGAACATGTAAGGATAAACCACTTTCGCAACCATTATGAG CTGACTCGCAAAAATCTCATGGTGAAAAATCTCAAGAGATATCGGAAAAATCTGGAAAGGGATGTTGGCCGCCTGGAGGCaatgaaatgtgattttttcCCCTGCACTTTTGCACTGCCCAGCGAATATCATCTCTTTGTAGAGGAATTCAAAAGAAGCCCTGGTAGCACCTGGATAATGAAGCCG GTAGCAAAATCTCAAGGAAAAGGCATTTTCCTGTTCAGGAAACTGAAAGACATCATGGATTGGAAGAAg TATGTTCCTTTGAAGGCCTGGCTGTATCGAGATGGCTTTGGACGCTTCTCAAGCACCCGCTTCTCCCTTAGCAGTATTGATGACAAGT ATATGCACCTCACCAATGTTGCTGTTCAGAAAACAGCGCCCGACTATGATCCTGAAAAG GGATGTAAATGGCAGATGCAGCAGCTTCGAAGATACCTGACTGCAAAACACGGCAGAGAGACAGTAGAAACCCTGTTTACAGAGATGGATAGCATCTTTGTCCGCAGTCTACAGAGTGTACAAAAGGTCATTATAAATGACAAACACTGCTTTGAACTCTATGGGTACGACATTCTGCTGGATCAGAACCTCAAACC GTGGTTGATTGAGGTGAATGCTTCTCCGTCACACACACCCAGTAGTCAAGAGGATTACGAGATGAAGTGCCGGCTGCTTGAAGACACTTTGAATGTTGTTGATATGGAGGGAAG GCTGACTGGCAAGGAGAAAAGGGTGGGTGGCTATGATCTCATGTGGAATGATGGGCCTGTCTATAGGGAGGACGTCAACGTGGAAACATTTGGCAGTTCATGTTTCACTGCCAACACACACTTAG GTTGTGTGAATGACAGAGAGAAGCAGCTTCGCCGGCTTCTAAAACCATTTCCAGGCCAAAAGAGGATGTAG
- the ppp1r3da gene encoding protein phosphatase 1, regulatory subunit 3Da: MDRGWFIGHERIPPLKEQTSSSYSSISMPCMTINLTEMLQDDKPSAVKKPVPIRPPSPRISLPREFHHSLSCEPKPKPIIRQRSRSLPSATEKKKRCRNVGVRFVDSLGLDLEDIKLFKSAEDPFVPHHVSFRLLMGAELADGRHLEISLPYLKPVFAHQPGDQQGFLHRLNEQKVCLERVMCFELGVIGITQVLNLDFEKDVIARYSFTEWKNCTETKASWVSTITKTLEGGGGQLSCDTFRFHLPVPPFLQPGAVLQFAIQYKVCGAEYWDNNNGENYKLVCHNYKLTVPKECEDSMVHFI; encoded by the coding sequence ATGGATAGAGGGTGGTTTATTGGACATGAGAGGATCCCCCCTTTAAAGGAGCAGACGTCCAGCTCTTACAGCAGTATCTCAATGCCCTGCATGACCATCAACCTGACTGAAATGCTTCAAGATGACAAACCTAGTGCAGTAAAGAAGCCAGTTCCAATCCGCCCCCCAAGCCCCAGAATCTCTCTGCCAAGGGAGTTCCACCACAGTCTCTCCTGCGAACCCAAGCCTAAACCCATCATCCGACAACGGTCACGCTCTCTGCCTTCTGccacagagaaaaagaagcGATGCAGAAATGTAGGTGTGCGGTTTGTTGACTCTTTGGGGCTCGACCTGGAAgacatcaaactttttaaatcCGCAGAGGATCCATTTGTACCACATCATGTTTCCTTCAGATTGTTGATGGGTGCAGAGTTGGCAGATGGAAGGCATCTGGAGATATCCTTGCCATACTTGAAGCCGGTTTTTGCCCATCAACCTGGAGACCAGCAAGGATTCCTGCATCGCCTCAATGAACAGAAAGTGTGTCTGGAGAGAGTAATGTGTTTTGAACTTGGTGTCATCGGAATCACTCAGGTCCTCAATTTGGACTTTGAAAAGGATGTTATAGCTCGATATTCATTTACAGAGTGGAAGAACTGCACAGAAACTAAGGCCTCTTGGGTGTCCACCATCACCAAGACCTTGGAAGGAGGAGGGGGCCAACTTAGTTGTGATACATTTCGTTTCCACCTGCCTGTTCCTCCCTTTTTACAACCAGGAGCAGTGTTGCAGTTTGCTATTCAATACAAAGTATGTGGAGCTGAATACTGGGACAACAATAATGGAGAAAATTATAAGTTAGTTTGCCATAACTACAAGCTCACTGTGCCCAAAGAATGCGAGGATAGCATGGTGCACTTCATTTAG